In Kordiimonas pumila, a single genomic region encodes these proteins:
- a CDS encoding S26 family signal peptidase encodes MRLYRRTLIQFVSVTMGAWKRSLVYLILMLLCASVAFRVVQAYAVNLTPSVAGTLYKLVPEKPVDRRTVVLFPYRHPALPAGVRHMIKRVLCLPGDRLERIGSEFYCNGKLIARAKAKAKSGEQLEAFTWTLGPVPDGQFFAGTAHPDGFDSRYFGFIPLASAVPLERVL; translated from the coding sequence ATGAGACTGTATAGAAGAACCCTCATACAATTTGTATCTGTGACTATGGGTGCGTGGAAACGCTCGCTCGTCTATCTGATCCTGATGCTCCTCTGCGCATCTGTTGCCTTCCGTGTCGTGCAGGCCTACGCGGTGAATCTGACGCCGTCAGTGGCGGGGACGCTTTACAAGCTAGTTCCAGAGAAGCCGGTTGACCGCCGCACCGTCGTTCTCTTCCCTTATAGGCATCCAGCCTTGCCGGCGGGTGTCCGCCATATGATCAAACGCGTCCTCTGTCTGCCGGGGGATCGGCTGGAGCGGATCGGTAGCGAGTTTTACTGCAACGGGAAGCTGATCGCGCGCGCCAAAGCGAAAGCAAAGTCGGGTGAACAGTTAGAGGCCTTTACCTGGACCTTGGGGCCTGTGCCGGACGGGCAGTTTTTTGCCGGGACCGCACATCCAGACGGCTTCGATAGCCGCTATTTTGGTTTTATCCCGCTCGCAAGCGCGGTTCCTCTGGAGCGGGTGCTATGA
- a CDS encoding type-F conjugative transfer system pilin assembly protein TrbC: MIRYPIAALLLTVSCCSVFADDQAQERDLLKERAQELAAQTATAFKNSEIASRAREAAKTVRSEGRIELMRMMSGRVRSALGVGEDETDHILNPLETQHSSFRALVFVSSSIPLHILRRYAEQLDKVGGVMVFRGAQGGLTRFTPMVSLTKRIILQDETCSEADCKVWNVGVLIDPLLFRSNQITSVPAVTVTEDDPFSAYCERAGAESADISGPFISLGDAHLSGHLETLSRLGDPRADALLRALYQKEETP; this comes from the coding sequence ATGATTAGATATCCTATAGCGGCGCTCCTCCTCACCGTATCCTGCTGTTCGGTGTTTGCTGACGATCAGGCGCAAGAGAGAGACCTTCTTAAAGAGAGGGCGCAAGAGCTGGCGGCGCAAACGGCGACCGCTTTCAAGAATAGTGAAATTGCATCCAGAGCCCGAGAGGCTGCGAAGACAGTGCGCAGTGAGGGCAGGATTGAGCTTATGCGGATGATGTCCGGACGGGTTCGATCTGCTCTGGGTGTGGGGGAAGACGAGACGGATCATATTTTGAACCCACTGGAGACCCAGCATAGTTCATTTCGAGCACTCGTATTCGTCTCGTCTTCCATCCCCCTGCATATCCTCCGCCGCTACGCTGAACAACTTGATAAAGTGGGCGGCGTGATGGTGTTTCGGGGGGCGCAGGGCGGCCTTACCCGTTTTACGCCCATGGTTTCATTAACGAAGCGCATCATCCTTCAGGATGAGACATGCTCTGAGGCGGACTGCAAGGTCTGGAACGTCGGCGTTCTGATCGACCCGCTTCTTTTCAGGAGTAACCAGATCACGTCAGTCCCGGCCGTCACGGTCACTGAGGATGATCCCTTCTCGGCTTACTGCGAGCGGGCTGGTGCGGAGTCCGCTGATATCTCTGGGCCTTTTATCTCGCTCGGGGACGCGCACCTAAGCGGTCATCTGGAAACCTTATCGCGGCTTGGCGACCCGCGCGCCGATGCGCTTCTGCGAGCCTTATACCAGAAAGAGGAGACGCCCTGA
- the traN gene encoding conjugal transfer protein TraN, translated as MDCQKAGLLTLFKDCCKNRGKIISDTGGALPAAVLAGTASVIFEGASAAFAAFSSGASAASAASAGTAAMASAAGPAFLAVGAAYLFSELLGLGCDQQDMETGMLAGSGLCHYVGTYCSAKLPFIGCIQKVKSHCCFNSKLGRIIHEQGRAQLKGFSGWGTPKEPRCEGFTPEQFQALNFADIDLSEYYGELAVLTEGQLKGAFEEGLEAYINLGETPDD; from the coding sequence ATGGACTGCCAGAAGGCCGGGCTTTTAACCCTCTTTAAGGACTGCTGCAAAAACCGGGGCAAGATTATCAGCGACACAGGCGGCGCGCTTCCGGCGGCTGTGCTTGCAGGCACCGCTTCAGTTATTTTTGAAGGGGCGTCCGCAGCCTTCGCGGCTTTCTCTTCTGGGGCCAGTGCCGCCAGTGCAGCAAGTGCTGGCACAGCCGCTATGGCGTCCGCCGCTGGTCCAGCCTTCCTTGCCGTCGGAGCCGCTTATCTGTTTTCTGAACTTTTGGGGCTTGGCTGTGATCAGCAGGATATGGAGACGGGGATGCTCGCGGGGTCAGGCCTCTGTCACTATGTCGGCACCTATTGCAGCGCCAAGCTCCCCTTTATCGGCTGCATCCAGAAGGTGAAGAGCCACTGCTGCTTCAACAGTAAGCTTGGCCGCATCATTCACGAACAGGGCCGCGCGCAGCTTAAAGGGTTTTCTGGCTGGGGAACGCCCAAAGAACCACGCTGCGAAGGGTTTACGCCAGAGCAGTTTCAGGCGCTCAACTTCGCGGATATCGACCTCAGTGAATATTACGGCGAGCTTGCAGTGCTGACAGAAGGCCAGCTTAAAGGCGCGTTTGAGGAGGGGCTCGAGGCCTATATCAATCTCGGGGAGACACCGGATGATTAG
- a CDS encoding TraU family protein — translation MGRRSCLCFLVGLSLVTFFASMRVQASPCDQGFINPLTKVHWPCIFPIQIAGISIGSKTPLDADNPKSPICFCPGSFGIPTPGIRINFWAPNRWIDTVENPGCMMPLGVDILPGTGQLHGGSRNTHRQATTFAQMHYYIAPVWAMLGLFTDIPCLDTSGFDVAMMSEVLPTYQNEILGAIINPEAVLFGNPAALLACVADAGLSHTGGTLDTLFWCMGGWGSTYPLGGRSSSGDIVEANAAIAAKQIFMMGRLGLLRNSLRSGCGERLAPIWQKSLYKLQMMKPVKQSSCVNIGRTGLLWTSRMHPPHHDNYAWQVFEKEYCCVTAF, via the coding sequence ATGGGTAGGCGGTCGTGTCTTTGCTTCCTTGTTGGACTGTCGCTGGTTACCTTCTTTGCCAGCATGCGCGTGCAGGCATCCCCTTGTGACCAGGGTTTCATCAATCCGCTCACCAAGGTTCACTGGCCGTGCATCTTTCCGATTCAGATTGCGGGGATCTCTATCGGTAGCAAGACACCGCTCGATGCGGATAACCCCAAGTCGCCCATCTGTTTTTGCCCGGGGAGCTTCGGAATTCCGACACCGGGTATTCGTATCAACTTCTGGGCCCCGAACCGCTGGATTGATACCGTTGAAAACCCCGGCTGCATGATGCCCCTCGGTGTGGACATTCTGCCGGGGACGGGCCAGCTTCATGGTGGCAGCCGTAACACGCACCGGCAGGCCACCACCTTTGCTCAGATGCATTATTATATCGCCCCCGTTTGGGCCATGCTGGGTCTGTTTACAGACATCCCGTGCCTTGATACGAGCGGGTTTGATGTGGCGATGATGTCTGAAGTGTTGCCCACCTACCAGAATGAGATACTCGGCGCCATCATCAACCCTGAAGCCGTGCTGTTTGGGAACCCGGCGGCTTTGCTCGCCTGTGTCGCGGATGCGGGCTTGAGCCATACGGGCGGAACCCTTGATACGCTTTTCTGGTGCATGGGCGGCTGGGGATCCACCTATCCACTCGGGGGGCGGTCTTCGAGTGGTGATATCGTGGAAGCCAATGCGGCGATTGCGGCCAAGCAGATCTTTATGATGGGGCGGCTCGGGCTCCTTAGAAATAGCTTGCGGAGTGGCTGCGGCGAACGGCTTGCGCCCATCTGGCAGAAGTCCCTCTATAAACTCCAGATGATGAAGCCTGTGAAGCAAAGTAGCTGCGTCAATATTGGCCGCACGGGGCTCTTGTGGACGAGCCGGATGCATCCCCCGCACCATGATAATTATGCCTGGCAAGTGTTTGAGAAGGAATATTGCTGTGTCACCGCATTCTGA
- a CDS encoding conjugal transfer protein TraW, with product MIERDALEEIEAAVAATPFDPGVFGDEEDWSALASPELPRAEVARTRTFIPFFTLSFEIADAEGKVLYPKGYRFNPLEYLTLPSRLFVVDAPLLDWALEERTEGDMVLLSGGNPLAESRQRKTAIFKLEEQIRTRFELQYVPSIIRQEGKTLFIEEVTPEAAARAEETEDAKERHDG from the coding sequence GTGATCGAGCGGGATGCGCTTGAGGAGATTGAGGCGGCGGTTGCGGCCACGCCGTTTGACCCTGGCGTGTTTGGGGACGAGGAAGACTGGTCCGCGCTTGCTTCTCCTGAACTTCCGCGCGCTGAGGTCGCTCGCACCCGCACGTTCATCCCCTTCTTCACACTTTCCTTTGAGATAGCAGATGCGGAGGGGAAGGTTCTTTATCCGAAAGGGTACCGGTTTAATCCCCTTGAGTATCTGACCCTCCCGAGCCGCCTGTTTGTGGTTGATGCGCCTCTTCTTGATTGGGCGCTTGAGGAGAGGACTGAGGGCGACATGGTGCTCTTGAGCGGCGGTAACCCGCTTGCGGAGTCACGGCAGCGCAAGACGGCGATCTTCAAGCTTGAGGAGCAGATCCGCACGCGCTTCGAGCTTCAGTATGTGCCGAGCATTATCCGGCAGGAGGGTAAGACCCTGTTCATCGAAGAGGTCACGCCGGAGGCCGCTGCGCGGGCAGAAGAGACTGAGGATGCTAAGGAGAGGCACGATGGGTAG
- a CDS encoding TraC family protein: protein MFTWLYGDEGGGTRSGYRQMLSRDRLSDYLLYKSYDEGEGLYHLTDGTTGYLWEVQPVAFAGEQALTAIRRLLGMDLPKSAIMQFILYADPYVGDYFDHYQSIKLRDSQVVKDNLAASVRYWKENQSSVKQMRGIPLRNFRFFVALKDKAPIDRDVIAGIRESLSKFGCVPLPAGGPSGLVAMLRRLFSDMRERRNGTVDSGKPIRKQILSGGADYAFKGSVARVGKQYGRCFTPLATPSKITAEKINRLFGGIMGITDDSRQIPSPFLFSLTVFFRSTRSEIYRKAQVVGAQKGGAKFSRDTEKRTEEFQWLTDALESGEKILRYVPVMWVFGYSEGEVRESVSRAKGMWEDLGFAVQDESYLTLPLFLMSLPFGFYDEGKNLTLLDRDFMAPINSLALLVPIQADYRGAGQPAIMLFGRKGQMITYDLFHPNLNNQNFIVAAESGAGKSFFLNNLTNEYYAQGSKIRIIDIGYSYQKSCSLMGGRFLDVGADASLCINPFDFKGADREERQLGIQTASECLALMCSSGSGRDLDEDSLNLIRLASRWVVESGRAQDGVDAAREYLSVFPNHIESGDTGSLEFLAEKAKALAFNLQAFCSEGEYGRYFNGRSTFDISRDDYVVLELERLRQFPQLFSVIVLQIMNAVTQDLYLGDRSIPSFILFEEAAAFLKDNLAGGRASNFKSVIEAGYRRARKYGGSFGVVVQSVMDLKTFGDVGGVIWDNAATKFLLQGETYGKATAEKVIEYDGFALDLLKSVTNNKPNYSEVFISSAFGAGVARIVVDPHSYWMNTSAAEDVARYSKLIAIGQSPAEAIDTLVKGKDRAVLARRLEGPKARAAE from the coding sequence ATGTTCACGTGGCTATACGGCGATGAGGGCGGCGGAACCCGCTCCGGGTACCGGCAGATGTTGTCGCGGGACCGCCTCTCGGATTATCTCCTCTATAAATCCTATGATGAGGGGGAGGGTCTTTACCATCTGACCGATGGGACCACCGGCTACCTCTGGGAGGTGCAACCGGTCGCTTTTGCGGGCGAGCAGGCGCTCACAGCCATCAGGCGGTTGCTCGGTATGGATTTACCGAAGTCAGCGATCATGCAGTTTATCCTCTATGCCGACCCTTATGTGGGGGATTATTTTGATCACTACCAAAGCATCAAACTCCGGGACAGCCAGGTCGTGAAGGATAACCTTGCGGCAAGTGTCCGCTACTGGAAAGAGAACCAGAGCAGCGTCAAACAGATGCGAGGTATTCCGCTCCGTAACTTCCGTTTCTTCGTGGCGCTCAAGGATAAGGCGCCCATTGACCGCGATGTGATTGCGGGTATCCGGGAATCTCTCAGCAAGTTTGGCTGCGTCCCTTTACCTGCTGGTGGACCTTCCGGGCTCGTCGCCATGCTGCGGCGGCTCTTTAGCGATATGCGGGAGCGCCGGAACGGGACCGTTGATAGCGGGAAGCCGATAAGGAAACAGATACTCTCAGGCGGCGCGGACTATGCCTTTAAGGGCAGTGTGGCCCGGGTTGGGAAGCAGTATGGCCGCTGTTTCACGCCGCTTGCGACCCCTTCAAAAATTACGGCTGAGAAGATCAACCGGCTGTTTGGGGGTATCATGGGGATTACCGATGATAGCCGTCAGATACCGTCACCATTTCTGTTTTCCCTCACGGTGTTTTTCAGGAGCACGCGCTCAGAGATTTACCGCAAGGCCCAGGTGGTGGGGGCGCAGAAGGGCGGTGCCAAATTCTCCCGTGATACAGAAAAACGCACTGAGGAGTTTCAGTGGCTCACGGACGCGCTCGAGTCTGGCGAGAAGATCCTCAGATATGTGCCGGTGATGTGGGTGTTTGGATATTCTGAAGGCGAGGTGCGCGAGAGCGTCAGCCGGGCGAAAGGCATGTGGGAAGACCTGGGGTTCGCCGTGCAGGATGAGAGCTATCTGACCTTGCCACTGTTTCTGATGAGCCTGCCGTTCGGTTTCTATGATGAGGGCAAGAACCTGACCCTTCTTGATAGGGATTTTATGGCGCCGATAAATTCTCTGGCGCTTTTAGTGCCGATCCAGGCGGATTACCGGGGCGCGGGCCAACCGGCCATCATGCTCTTTGGCCGCAAGGGGCAGATGATCACCTATGACCTCTTCCATCCGAACCTCAATAATCAGAACTTTATTGTGGCGGCGGAATCCGGGGCCGGGAAGTCCTTCTTCCTCAATAATCTGACCAATGAATATTATGCGCAAGGCTCGAAGATCCGCATCATCGATATCGGCTATTCGTATCAGAAGAGTTGCTCGCTGATGGGAGGACGGTTTCTTGATGTGGGGGCGGACGCTTCGCTCTGTATCAACCCGTTTGATTTTAAGGGGGCGGACAGGGAAGAGCGGCAACTCGGGATCCAGACCGCGTCTGAGTGTCTGGCGCTTATGTGCTCCAGTGGATCGGGGCGAGACCTTGACGAGGATTCTCTCAATCTGATCAGGCTCGCGAGCCGCTGGGTGGTGGAAAGTGGCCGGGCTCAGGACGGTGTTGATGCCGCACGCGAGTATCTCTCGGTCTTTCCGAACCATATTGAGAGCGGTGACACTGGGTCTCTCGAGTTTCTCGCAGAGAAGGCAAAGGCCCTTGCCTTCAACCTGCAGGCTTTTTGCAGCGAGGGAGAGTATGGCCGCTATTTTAATGGCAGAAGCACCTTCGATATCTCACGGGATGACTATGTGGTTCTGGAGCTTGAACGCCTCCGGCAGTTTCCGCAGCTCTTCAGCGTCATCGTTCTGCAGATTATGAATGCGGTGACGCAGGATCTCTATCTCGGCGACCGCTCTATCCCGAGCTTTATCCTTTTTGAGGAAGCGGCCGCTTTTCTGAAGGATAATCTGGCGGGGGGACGGGCCAGCAACTTCAAGTCGGTGATTGAGGCGGGTTACCGCCGCGCCCGAAAGTATGGCGGATCGTTCGGCGTGGTGGTGCAGTCGGTGATGGACCTTAAAACCTTCGGCGATGTGGGCGGGGTCATTTGGGATAATGCCGCCACCAAGTTTTTATTACAGGGTGAGACCTACGGGAAGGCTACCGCAGAGAAAGTCATCGAGTATGACGGGTTCGCGCTCGATCTCCTGAAGTCGGTGACCAACAATAAACCCAACTATTCTGAAGTGTTTATCAGTTCGGCCTTCGGTGCCGGGGTGGCGCGGATTGTCGTGGATCCGCACTCTTACTGGATGAATACGAGTGCCGCCGAGGATGTGGCCCGCTATTCGAAGCTGATTGCAATCGGCCAGAGCCCGGCGGAAGCGATCGATACGCTCGTGAAAGGGAAGGACCGCGCCGTCCTCGCGCGGCGGCTAGAGGGGCCAAAAGCGAGGGCCGCAGAATGA
- a CDS encoding TraV family lipoprotein — protein sequence MWSRAKYLTLTGLVCFLGACSSTFSSYDSSFSCKNSDHGGCEHPGTAYQNALQNMEDTAAPRESGEKAGDISGQGGSYEGYKGAVYKELQALIESPVTPMVAPAKTVRTLILPHTDRRDGDQRLYMPRYIFSVVEEARFVLEGTVHPYRSSPMMEDLVRLPSEGDPSSASSNKKKRE from the coding sequence ATGTGGAGCAGGGCTAAATATCTCACTCTGACAGGCCTTGTTTGTTTTCTTGGCGCTTGTTCATCCACCTTCTCCTCCTATGACAGCAGCTTCAGCTGCAAAAACAGCGATCATGGGGGCTGCGAGCATCCGGGCACCGCATACCAGAATGCCCTTCAGAATATGGAGGATACAGCTGCCCCACGTGAAAGCGGCGAGAAGGCAGGTGACATAAGCGGACAGGGTGGCTCTTATGAAGGCTATAAGGGGGCTGTCTACAAAGAATTGCAGGCGCTAATCGAGAGTCCCGTTACCCCCATGGTGGCGCCCGCGAAAACTGTACGCACCCTGATCCTGCCGCATACGGACAGACGGGACGGGGACCAGCGTCTCTATATGCCGCGCTATATTTTCTCGGTGGTGGAAGAAGCCCGCTTTGTCCTTGAGGGGACGGTCCATCCCTATCGCAGCTCACCCATGATGGAGGATCTGGTGCGCTTGCCGTCTGAGGGCGACCCTTCGTCAGCCTCCTCCAATAAGAAGAAGAGGGAGTGA
- a CDS encoding TraB/VirB10 family protein — translation MSVFDRGRARFEALTSRQKRLLVTGSTVLSVGCLLYVLVNVGDSRDKREDGVPDTASSITLDSRLLEDSLGEGVRAEQRAQATVIAELGATLKEIGEDMVSVRQALKAVSDRQAEGVTLSDLAPKNELASMEARAAYPPPVIHSEKRPELASDLTRSQMQAGPVRGAELEPAVRHIRGGIAGIAPVPVSEPQKKTLKSIYLPVGFMDAVLLTGVDSMVGGEAQSNPEPVLARVQAPAVLPNHVRANLQGCFVVGNAMGVLAKERVEVRAVSLSCIDYNERTVIDEAIKGYFVDTDGKKGLSGNVVTRDGAVVGRAFAAGVLEGFGSVVETGAGTQSVSPLGTTQVFSTKEAAVAGLGSGVSGAAGSLKDYYLDLAKTITPVIEVGTGKRFVLVIQEGVTLNIREVGDVEQG, via the coding sequence ATGAGCGTGTTTGATAGAGGTCGCGCGCGGTTTGAGGCGCTCACAAGCAGGCAGAAACGCTTACTGGTCACGGGCTCTACGGTCCTCAGTGTCGGCTGTCTTCTCTATGTCCTTGTAAATGTGGGGGACAGTCGTGACAAGCGTGAGGACGGAGTGCCGGATACGGCGAGCAGCATCACGCTTGATAGCCGCCTTCTTGAAGATTCTCTCGGGGAGGGCGTGCGCGCAGAACAGCGGGCACAAGCGACTGTCATCGCGGAGCTCGGAGCGACCCTCAAAGAGATCGGCGAGGATATGGTCAGCGTGCGGCAAGCGCTGAAGGCTGTTTCGGACCGTCAGGCAGAAGGGGTAACGCTCTCGGACCTCGCGCCAAAGAATGAACTCGCAAGCATGGAAGCGCGTGCCGCCTATCCGCCGCCGGTTATCCATAGTGAGAAAAGGCCAGAGCTAGCCTCCGACCTAACCCGGAGCCAGATGCAGGCGGGACCAGTGCGTGGCGCTGAGCTTGAACCAGCGGTTCGGCACATCAGGGGTGGTATTGCGGGCATCGCACCCGTGCCCGTCTCGGAACCTCAAAAAAAAACGCTCAAGTCGATCTATTTGCCCGTTGGTTTTATGGACGCTGTTCTCTTGACCGGTGTTGATTCCATGGTGGGCGGTGAGGCGCAGTCTAACCCGGAGCCGGTGCTAGCACGGGTACAGGCGCCAGCGGTGCTACCGAACCATGTGCGCGCCAACCTGCAGGGCTGCTTTGTGGTTGGTAACGCCATGGGGGTGCTGGCGAAAGAACGTGTGGAAGTGCGCGCCGTCTCTCTCAGCTGTATCGACTATAATGAACGCACAGTCATTGACGAAGCGATCAAGGGCTATTTTGTTGATACGGACGGCAAGAAGGGCCTATCGGGCAATGTGGTGACCCGGGACGGTGCCGTTGTTGGCCGGGCCTTTGCGGCGGGTGTCCTTGAGGGCTTCGGGTCTGTTGTTGAGACTGGGGCGGGGACGCAGAGCGTATCGCCGCTCGGAACCACCCAGGTTTTCAGTACGAAGGAAGCTGCGGTCGCAGGGCTCGGAAGCGGTGTGAGCGGCGCTGCAGGTAGTCTCAAGGACTATTATCTTGATCTCGCGAAGACCATTACCCCGGTGATCGAAGTCGGAACCGGCAAGCGGTTTGTGCTCGTCATCCAGGAAGGTGTCACGCTGAACATCAGGGAGGTCGGCGATGTGGAGCAGGGCTAA
- a CDS encoding TraK domain-containing protein produces MSRQKTRIMAQLTGFAPLAVYLSIPAAAEMTKPLMGAHHTVLPDTAAELVLSNRDVNRIVCLGGKIGGYHYSEEKGALVSNAGTEAFIKFQYEEFGGEVSYVTARSEFYIFCGGVTYTLLVSPQDVVAQTVFLVPGSGDKAAVNMALFSPLPEEERAVAISLGMLRDDIPQTFSVRDQFDPYTPLQEPKVDVRVRRTVTVEGTAYSAREFLLRARADVALQEAMFMHTRFGASIFAITLERQRLKAGEVGRLIIVYRREDGRAYP; encoded by the coding sequence ATGTCCAGACAGAAAACTAGAATTATGGCTCAGCTTACCGGGTTTGCGCCGCTTGCTGTTTATCTGTCTATCCCGGCGGCGGCAGAGATGACCAAGCCTCTCATGGGTGCCCATCATACCGTTCTGCCTGACACAGCGGCGGAGCTTGTGCTCTCTAACAGGGATGTGAACCGGATTGTCTGCCTTGGGGGCAAGATCGGTGGCTATCACTATAGCGAAGAGAAGGGAGCCCTCGTTTCAAACGCTGGCACAGAAGCTTTTATCAAGTTTCAGTATGAAGAGTTTGGCGGTGAGGTATCCTATGTGACGGCTAGGAGCGAGTTTTATATCTTCTGCGGCGGCGTCACCTATACGCTTCTGGTAAGCCCGCAGGATGTGGTGGCCCAGACTGTATTTCTGGTGCCGGGAAGCGGGGACAAGGCTGCTGTCAATATGGCGCTCTTCAGTCCGCTCCCGGAGGAAGAACGCGCTGTCGCCATCTCTCTCGGCATGCTCCGGGACGATATACCCCAGACCTTTTCTGTCAGAGACCAGTTTGACCCCTATACGCCCTTGCAGGAGCCAAAGGTGGATGTGCGGGTGCGTCGGACAGTTACGGTCGAGGGGACGGCTTATAGCGCGCGGGAATTTCTTCTGAGGGCACGCGCTGATGTTGCGCTCCAAGAAGCCATGTTTATGCACACACGTTTTGGCGCGTCCATCTTTGCCATCACCTTAGAACGACAAAGGCTTAAGGCCGGCGAGGTAGGGCGGCTGATCATTGTCTACCGGCGAGAAGACGGGAGGGCATACCCATGA
- a CDS encoding TraE/TraK family type IV conjugative transfer system protein: protein MSEIASPQKHKPFLRYFTDEGSNIWAENRLLRFVAVLSFVGTLAVAGTLIMFSDREKTILVPFGQSLEGLYLVGDTPSETYLIAIARNIVQLTGTYTSSSLEFQLDEVLKLVHPSRYSAVREEFRLLVGQLSDFREITFATHIRYEAPFEIGERRIRVPVKRLRFIGRSRTEDTGFVEMDYLVEEGRFWLTGIGYSRIGEGKNVQTEN from the coding sequence ATGAGTGAGATAGCGTCCCCTCAGAAACATAAGCCGTTCCTCAGGTATTTTACCGATGAGGGATCGAACATCTGGGCAGAAAACCGCCTTTTGCGCTTTGTCGCGGTCCTGTCGTTTGTCGGGACGCTCGCGGTGGCGGGAACGCTTATCATGTTCTCTGACAGGGAAAAGACAATCCTGGTGCCGTTTGGTCAGTCGCTCGAAGGGCTTTATCTGGTCGGTGATACCCCGAGTGAGACCTATCTGATCGCGATCGCCCGCAACATTGTTCAGCTCACGGGCACCTATACGTCGAGCAGTCTTGAGTTCCAGCTCGATGAGGTGCTGAAGCTCGTACATCCGTCTCGCTACAGCGCGGTCCGGGAAGAGTTTCGTTTGCTTGTCGGTCAGCTCTCTGACTTTCGGGAGATCACCTTTGCGACCCACATTCGCTATGAAGCGCCCTTTGAGATTGGCGAGCGACGCATCCGCGTGCCTGTGAAGCGCCTGAGGTTCATTGGTCGCAGCCGCACTGAGGACACCGGGTTTGTGGAGATGGACTATCTGGTCGAGGAGGGCCGTTTCTGGCTGACCGGCATCGGCTACAGCCGTATCGGGGAGGGAAAGAATGTCCAGACAGAAAACTAG